The Maylandia zebra isolate NMK-2024a linkage group LG7, Mzebra_GT3a, whole genome shotgun sequence genome contains a region encoding:
- the uevld gene encoding ubiquitin-conjugating enzyme E2 variant 3: MDLTSEKIQRILSKYKFRDVAVEELEKINRIYPGMTLSTGTYTFSDSTQKDLLKLTGTIPVQYEGRSYNFPIQLWLLDSFPFTPPICHLKPTSNMVIREGKHVDAHGRIHLPGLHNWDHPKSSVVGLLNEMVTKFQEDPPLSSKTTTDKKDPHELLAFVSNFRISDGGISHHDQPINKVSVIGGGDLGMASVMSILSKCKVDKLVFIDVAESSTKGGSTDLEIFSLPKVEVSRDISASAGSSVVVVTANAWSSEQSYVTVVQTNVDLYRGIIPSLARLSPSAVMLIASQPVDIMTHVAWRQSGLPPTHVIGAGCNLDSERLSHVMDINLNTHKPAWVIGELSDNKIAVMSNSGLNSSASPEIAQGSSSTKPLLDRAFEIMKNRGQRSWSVGLSIADITNSVLTDKRKVHSVSTLAQGWGGIAVEVFLSLPCIMGVNGSTRLAGVSLGQEEDSKLRNSVTSLSNLMAQLRI, translated from the exons ATGGACCTCACGTCAGAGAAAATCCAGCGGATTCTTTCGAAG TACAAATTTCgtgatgttgctgttgaggagTTGGAGAAAATCAATCGAATCTATCCTGGGATGACGCTATCCACAGGCACATACA CATTTAGTGACAGCACCCAAAAAGACCTTCTGAAATTAACTGGCACCATCCCGGTCCAATATGAAG GTCGCTCCTACAACTTCCCCATTCAGCTGTGGCTGTTGGACTCCTTCCCATTCACTCCTCCCATATGCCACTTGAAACCCACTTCTAACATGGTCATCAGAGAGGGCAAGCACGTTGATGCCCATGGACGTATCCACCTACCTGGCCTTCACAACTGGGATCAT CCAAAGTCATCTGTGGTGGGTCTTCTGAATGAGATGGTTACCAAATTTCAGGAAGACCCTCCATTGTCCTCAAAGACCACAACAGACAAGAAAGATCCCCATGAGCTCCTGGCGTTTGTCTCCAATTTCCGTATCAGTGATG GTGGAATCAGCCATCACGATCAACCAATCAACAAAGTCTCAGTTATTGGGGGAGGAGATTTAGGAATGGCATCAGTGATGAGCATTTTATCCAAG TGTAAAGTGGATAAACTGGTTTTCATTGATGTCGCTGAGAGTTCCACCAAGGGTGGCAGTACAGATCTGGAGATTTTCAGTCTGCCAAAGGTTGAAGTATCCAGAG ATATCTCAGCCTCTGCAGGCTCCAGCGTGGTCGTGGTGACTGCAAACGCATGGAGCAGTGAACAGTCGTATGTCACCGTGGTACAGACCAACGTTGACTTGTACAGAGGAATAATTCCCAGTCTGGCACGTCTCAGCCCTAGCGCAGTGATGCTAATTGCATCACAACCAG tGGACATAATGACCCACGTTGCCTGGAGGCAGAGTGGCTTGCCTCCAACACATGTGATTGGAGCAGGGTGTAACCTGGACTCGGAGCGACTCAGTCATGTCATGGATATCAacctgaacacacacaaaccagcCTGGGTCATAGGAGAACTTTCAGATAACAAAA TTGCTGTGATGAGTAACTCTGGGTTGAACTCCAGTGCATCACCTGAGATTGCCCAAGGATCCAGCTCTACCAAACCACTGTTAGACAG AGCCTTTGAGATCATGAAAAATCGAGGCCAGCGGTCATGGTCGGTGGGCCTTTCTATCGCCGACATTACAAATAGTGTCCTGACAGATAAGAGGAAGGTGCACTCTGTCTCCACACTTGCTCAG GGTTGGGGTGGCATAGCTGTAGAGGTGTTCCTCAGTCTGCCGTGCATTATGGGAGTAAACGGTTCCACACGCCTAGCTGGAGTGTCACTGGGACAGGAAGAAGACTCCAAACTAAGGAACAGCGTTACCTCCCTTTCCAACCTCATGGCTCAACTTAGGATATGA
- the si:dkeyp-19e1.3 gene encoding uncharacterized protein si:dkeyp-19e1.3 has protein sequence MKKDIDTLIAEERAEIISKYDKGRQEGVSIDPWEDADYSIYKITDRFGFLHEEELPTPSVLEEKQKQQELERVEKWLKMVKKWDKYKSSEKLAKRVYKGIPLQLRGQAWALLLDIEKVKQDGKYEKMKQQARNFSTEIKQIDLDVNRTFRNHIMFMDRFGVKQQALFHVLAAYSVYNTEVSYCQGMSQIAAILLMYLNEEDAFWALSQLLTDNKHSMHGFFIPGFPKLHRFQAHHELILSKMLPKLKKHLDKEQMTTGIYTTKWFLQCFIERTPFTLTLRLWDIYILEGEKMLSAMAYTILKLHKKRLQKLQLEDLREFLQEQLAASFFMPDDAVVEQLQTAMTELRSKKLDQPPPAKSDELPKKPLGQERPVLLLPLQPDSSVKVKISPQSESQPSTDTQETVGITPHQPPSLEEPQESRSLSRPNTPTLPSPDPVVVHTQGTPSSLRPCRNPPIPPKVGVRRDVKELFPAVSQERGNEENETSVTEIQEEPVDWPPPYEPPPLDMHTMEAEEEIMDLPDLPPPPFIFPNQIDQMPLGGCSPHLGARTGPGIQQCSHSPRSASPLVNQIKLSPKLYSKPPTSLDILQKKSLPSKPSPNRAFTDSSSSPRIPPKPTKFPVSLYVPVSAGDRRPSNTSQYDNLSEVDEDDRNLERVLSSTPEEIPSLHNNPSYNREYDPAVYPLPPPPVYMHHSASPPSLCALPSLPQEPEYVGEGSWVEDPILAPPPPSFADRLSPLQCTTASCSDPHKAMSPGYSKPFSRGPRDHSAFPAPLLYTGSPPTHLRSSGQSEVGVALVQSSPDFCRVPQSGHQLPKSVTF, from the exons ATGAAGAAGGACATAGACACATTAATAGCAGAAGAACGGGCTGAAATCATCTCTAAATATGACAAG ggCAGGCAGGAGGGTGTCAGTATTGATCCGTGGGAGGATGCTGACTACAGCATTTATAAAATCACAGACCGCTTTGGCTTCCTGCA TGAGGAAGAGCTTCCAACACCAAGTGTGCTTGAAGAAAAG CAAAAGCAGCAGGAGCTCGAGCGAGTTGAGAAATGGCTGAAGATGGTGAAGAAATGGGACAAATACAAGAGCAGTGAAAAG CTGGCGAAGCGTGTATATAAAGGTATTCCTCTCCAACTTAGAGGACAAGCTTGGGCCTTGCTTTTAGACATAGAGAAGGTGAAACAAGATGGTAAATATGAG AAAATGAAGCAGCAGGCTCGTAACTTCTCCACAGAAATTAAGCAGATAGACTTGGATGTTAACAGAACCTTCAGGAACCACATCATGTTCATGGATCGCTTTGGAGTCAA GCAACAGGCGCTGTTTCACGTACTAGCTGCTTACTCTGTCTACAACACG GAGGTGAGCTACTGCCAGGGGATGAGTCAGATCGCTGCCATCTTGCTCATGTACCTGAATGAGGAGGATGCCTTCTGGGCTCTGTCCCAACTCCTTACCGACAACAAGCATTCCATGCACG GGTTCTTCATCCCGGGATTTCCCAAGCTGCACCGTTTCCAGGCTCATCATGAGCTAATCCTGTCCAAAATGCTGCCTAAGCTCAAGAAACACCTG GACAAGGAGCAGATGACAACAGGGATTTACACCACAAAATGGTTTCTGCAGTGCTTCATTGAAAGA ACACCTTTCACCCTCACCCTGCGTTTATGGGACATCTACATATTGGAAGGGGAGAAGATGCTATCTGCTATGGCTTACACTATCCTCAAGTTACACAAAA AGCGCCTGCAGAAACTTCAGTTAGAGGACCTGagagaatttcttcaggagcaGCTGGCTGCTTCTTTCTTCATGCCTGATGATGCTGTAGTTGAACAGTTGCAGACAGCAATGACTGAACTACGCAGTAAAAAGCTGGACCAACCTCCTCCAG CCAAGTCAGATGAGTTACCCAAGAAGCCTCTGGGTCAAGAGAGACCAGTTCTCCTTCTCCCATTGCAGCCTGACTCTTCTGTGAAGGTCAAAATAAGTCCGCAGTCTGAGAGCCAGCCCAGTACAGATACCCAGGAAACAGTTGGCATCACCCCACATCAGCCTCCCTCCCTTGAAGAGCCCCAGGAATCAAGAAGCCTCTCCAGGCCAAACACACCTACTTTGCCTTCACCAGACCCTGTTGTGGTTCACACACAAGGGACACCATCTTCTCTGAGGCCTTGTCGAAATCCTCCGATCCCTCCAAAAGTAGGGGTAAGGAGAGATGTTAAGGAATTGTTCCCAGCAGTTAGTCAAGAGAGGGGCAACGAGGAAAACGAGACCTCAGTCACAGAGATCCAAGAAGAACCTGTGGATTGGCCTCCACCCTATGAGCCCCCTCCCTTGGATATGCATACAATGGAAGCTGAGGAGGAAATCATGGATCTCCCTGATCTACCACCTCCACCTTTCATTTTCCCTAACCAGATTGACCAAATGCCACTGGGAGGTTGTTCGCCCCATCTGGGAGCTAGGACTGGCCCGGGTATCCAGCAGTGCTCTCACTCCCCCCGCTCAGCCTCACCACTGGTCAATCAAATTAAGCTATCCCCAAAACTATACTCTAAACCTCCGACATCACTTgacattttgcagaaaaaatcTTTGCCCTCAAAACCCTCCCCCAATCGTGCCTTCACAGATTCGTCTTCCTCTCCCAGAATTCCCCCAAAGCCAACCAAGTTCCCAGTCTCTCTATACGTCCCGGTATCTGCAGGAGATAGACGGCCTTCTAACACCTCACAGTATGACAACCTTTCGGAGGTTGATGAAGATGACCGTAATCTAGAAAGAGTGCTGAGCTCCACTCCTGAGGAAATTCCTAGCCTGCACAACAACCCATCATACAACAGAGAATATGACCCTGCTGTGTACCCTCTGCCTCCACCTCCTGTCTACATGCATCACTCTGCTTCCCCTCCCTCACTATGTGCCCTTCCCAGTTTGCCACAAGAACCAGAATATGTAGGAGAGGGCAGTTGGGTGGAGGATCCTATCCTTGCCCCTCCTCCACCTAGTTTTGCCGACAGACTTAGTCCCCTCCAATGCACCACTGCCAGCTGTTCAGACCCGCACAAAGCCATGTCACCCGGTTATTCTAAGCCTTTCTCCAGGGGCCCCAGAGACCATTCTGCCTTCCCAGCACCGCTGTTGTACACCGGGTCACCTCCGACTCACTTAAGATCCTCAGGACAGTCAGAAGTAGGAGTAGCTTTGGTCCAGTCCAGTCCAGACTTTTGCAGGGTGCCTCAAAGTGGACATCAGTTGCCCAAGTCGGTGACATTTTAA